A stretch of DNA from Acidobacteriota bacterium:
CGGGATTGACCGGATGTTCTTCTCGGAGGTTCTCCCGACGCCGACCTGGGGTACCGGCGGCATCCTCTGGGGCAGCCTGACGCTGGCGCTCCTCACCGTTCCCGTCGTCATTGTCGCGACGGAGGAGGGACTGGCCGCCGTCCCACGGATCGTCCGCGAAGGGTCGCTGGCCCTGGGCGCAACGAAGTTCGAGACGACGTGGCGTGTGGTCTTGCCCGCATCCGCGCCGGGGATTCTGACCGGAATGATTCTCGCGATGTCGCGAGCTGCCGGCGAGGTCGCACCGCTAATGATCGTCGGCATGGTGAAGCTGGCGCCGAGCCTACCGATCGACGGGAATTACCCGTTCGTCCATCTCGAACGGAAATTCATGCATCTCGGCTTCCATATCTACGACGTCGGCTTCCAGAGCCCCAATGTCGAGGCAGCGAAGCCCCTGGTCTTCGCAACGGCTCTTCTTCTTATTGTGGTGGTAACCTTCATGAATCTCGGAGCGATCGCGGTACGAAACCGCCTGCGCCGCAAGTATGCAACGAGTGCCGTGTAACCATGAGCGAGGCAGTCCAGATGATCCGCGAGTCCTCTCCCATCCGGCCCGAGATAGAGAACCCCCTGATCGAGGTCTCCGATCTGTCGCTGTGGTACGGCGACAATCAGGCGCTGTTCGACGTCTCCATCGAGATCCCCGAGAATCAGATCACGGCGTTTATCGGACCCTCGGGCTGCGGTAAGTCGACGCTCCTGCGTTGCTTCAACCGGTTGAACGATCTTGTCGACAGTGTTCGCGTCGACGGGGATATCCGTTTCGAGAAGGAATCGATCTTCGACGCAAACCAGGATGTCAACGCGCTCCGCAAACGGGTCGGGATGGTGTTCCAGAAGTCCAATCCGTTCCCGAAGACGATCTACGAGAATGTCGCCTACGGAGCCCGGATCCACGGCGTCCGCGATCGCAGTCGTCTGGACGAGATCGTCGAGAACTCACTGGTCGGCGCGGCCCTCTGGGACGAGGTCAAGGATCGACTGAACGACTCTGCGCTGGGACTCTCCGGCGGCCAGCAACAACGCCTCTGCATCGCACGGACCATCGCCATCGAGCCGGACGTCGTGCTTCTGGACGAACCCTGTTCCGCACTTGACCCCATCGCCACCGCCAAGATCGAGCAGCTGATGGTCGAGCTGAAGGAGCGCTACACGCTGGTGATCGTCACGCACAACATGCAGCAGGCGTCGAGGATATCGGACCTGACCGCATTCATGTACATGGGCAAGTTGATCGAATACCAGTCCACGGACAAACTGTTCATCGACCCCCTCGAGAAGCAGACCGAGGACTACATCACCGGTCGCTTCGGCTAACCGACGGACGGAGACGACACGATGGAACCGGCACACGGCAACTTCCACGAGCTTCTCGATTCGCTTCGCGAGCTCTTGCTTCGCCTCGGCGGACTCACCGAGGATGCCATCGGAAAGTCCGTCCGCGCGTTGGTGCAGAGAGACTCCGACCTGGCGCGGGAGGTGATCGAGAGTGATAACGAGATTGACTCGGTCGAACTGGAGATCGATCGGCTTGTGATGGAACTCCTCGCCCTGAATCAGCCGATGGCCAAGGACCTGCGATTCGTCACGACCGCCATGAAGATTGCCCCCGACCTCGAGCGAATCGCGGACCACGCCGTCAACATCAGCGAGAGAGCTCTGGAGTTGAACGGTGAACCACCGCTCCAGGCGGCCGTCGATCTGTCGGCAATGGCACATCACGCGCAGCACATGGTGCGAGGCGCGCTCGATGCCTTCGTTCGATCCGACTCGGAGGCCGCTCAGGCGATCATCCATACCGATGACGTCCTCGATCGACAGATGGAGCAGACGTTTCGTATCCTGCTATCCCACATGATCGAGAACCCACGGACCATCTCGCGAGCGCTGCGGCTGACCTTCGTCGCCAAGTACTTCGAGCGCATCGGCGATCAGGCCACCAATATCTGCGAACAGGTCGTGTTCATGGCGGACGCGCGGGTCATCAAGCACGGGCACGGCTCATGACACGGGTCCTCCTGATCGAGGATGATCCGGACATCGCGTTGATTGTCCGGCACGCCCTCGAGAGGAGCGCCGAATTCAGCGTCGAGCATGTCGCCAATGGCGAGACGGGACTGGAACGAGCGACGTTGGATCCGCCGGACCTGGTCTTTCTGGACCTGAACCTGCCAGGCATGGACGGGATCGATGTCTGCAAGTCCCTGCGTACCAACGATCAGACGCGAGATACTCCGATCATCATGCTGACCGCACGAACCGCCGAGAGCGATGTGATCCGCGGGCTGGATGACGGTGCCGACGACTACATCACGAAGCCGTTCTCGGTCCGCGAGGTCGTCGCCCGGTCCCAGGCCCTCCTGCGTCGTGCCGGCGGACGCCAACCCACCGAGGAGCAACTGACCGCGCGTGGGCTCGTTCTCGATCTCGCCCGTCGGGAGGTTCACGCCGGCGGCGACGAAGTCACGCTGACCCGCAAGGAGTTCGACCTTCTGGCAGAACTCCTCAGGACTCGTGGGCGTGTCTTGACCCGCGAGCGACTCCTGGAGAAAGTCTGGGGCTACGACAACGTCGGAACGACACGAACGGTCGATGTTCACATCCGACAACTCCGCCGCAAACTCGGCGACGAGGCCGCCGGAGGAATCGATACTGTCGTGGGTGTGGGATATCGCTTTGTCGAGATGGACGATTGATCTCGGGCTGGACCTTCGCGCTGGCCCTCCTCGTCGTGGCGGGGTTGGCCTACGGGTTCGGCGTGTCACGACATCGACGACTGCGACAGCGTTTGGTCACGGCGCTCGAGCTGTCGCAGGAAGTTTCCGACGAGCGTCAGCAGCAGCTTCTTCGTGACAACGACCTCTTCGCCTCCATCATCCGCGGGATGAACGAGGGTGTGATCCTGGTGGATGCCGATCGTCGGGTGCGGCTGGTCAATCGCCGCTGTCGCGAGATCCTCGGCATCGATTTCGATCCCGCCAATTGCCTGCTGTCCGAGATCGCCCGCTACCCCGAGCTGAATACGGCCGTTGACAGAATGCTCGCCGGTGACGAGGCATCGCAGAATGTTGCCCTTCGGCTCTACCCGACCGGCGGAGCCTTCGATGTACGGAGCTATCGGTTGTCCCGGGGAGAGGTGCTGTTGCTCCTGTTCGACATCTCGCAACTGGAGCGATTGGAATCCGTGCGCAGAGAGTTCGTCGCCAACGTCTCCCATGAGTTGCGCACACCGCTCACGGCGGTTCAGGCGTCGGTCGAGTCTCTCGAGGAGATGGAATCAACGACGGCGGAGCAACGGCCGTTCCTGGACATCGCCGCACGCAACAGCGCCCACATGGGGCTCCTCGTCTCGGATCTGACCGACCTCTCGGTCATCGAGACCGGAGCCGTCTCGCTTGAAATCCAGTCTCTTGACCTCTTCACCGTCGCGTCGGCGGTCGCCGAGCGGCTAGGAACCGTAGCCCGCGATGCCCAGATCGACGTGCGCGTCGAGAGCGGCGGTCCGGTTCCGATCGACGCCGACCGCCGACGTCTTGAGCAGATCCTGACCAATCTCCTGGACAACGCACTCAAGTTCACGCCAGGCGGTGGACGTGTGACACTCCAGTGTTTCATTGAAGGCGACGAGGGTGTCTTCTCGATCACGGACACCGGCGAGGGCATCCCGTTCGACTCGCAGGAACAGATCTTCCACCGTTTCTTTCAGGTCCGTAAGGAACGGTCACGCACCGTGCGTGGTACCGGACTGGGCCTCGCCATCGTCAAGCACCTGATGCGACTCCACAACGGCCAGGTCCAGCTCACATCGGTCGTCGGCGAAGGCACGACTTTTACCTTACGTTTCCCCCGCGCTGGCACTCGAAAGCCGGATGCGGGACAATGACCCATGCGCCTGTCTTGCGTCATTCTTCTCGCCCTGTTCGTCTCCGTTACAGGCGCCGAGCCTGAACCGACTGCCCCTGCCCCCATCACCGTCTGGCTCGTCGACGGCTCCACCCTGGCCGGCGTCGACCTGATCCGCGCCAACGACCGTCTGCTCCTGAAACTGAGCGACGGAACCGTCGTCCTCCTCCCGGACCCCCTCGTCCAACGGATCGGTTTGTCGTTATCCGGAATCCCCGCCCCACCAATCCCCGAAGAGGACCCACCGAAGCCCGACGCACGGGGCTTCACCGTCCGCGCCCCGCAACAACTGGCGGGTTCGCAGGAACCCATCGACTTCGTCACCACCGAGGAGGCCCTGGCCGCGATCCCCCGCCGCGGCCTCGACTTTCCCACGCCCCCCATCGACCCCGCCTGGGCGCCGACCTCCGGCTGGTGGCAAGGCAGCATCTT
This window harbors:
- the pstB gene encoding phosphate ABC transporter ATP-binding protein PstB, with amino-acid sequence MIRESSPIRPEIENPLIEVSDLSLWYGDNQALFDVSIEIPENQITAFIGPSGCGKSTLLRCFNRLNDLVDSVRVDGDIRFEKESIFDANQDVNALRKRVGMVFQKSNPFPKTIYENVAYGARIHGVRDRSRLDEIVENSLVGAALWDEVKDRLNDSALGLSGGQQQRLCIARTIAIEPDVVLLDEPCSALDPIATAKIEQLMVELKERYTLVIVTHNMQQASRISDLTAFMYMGKLIEYQSTDKLFIDPLEKQTEDYITGRFG
- the phoU gene encoding phosphate signaling complex protein PhoU; translation: MEPAHGNFHELLDSLRELLLRLGGLTEDAIGKSVRALVQRDSDLAREVIESDNEIDSVELEIDRLVMELLALNQPMAKDLRFVTTAMKIAPDLERIADHAVNISERALELNGEPPLQAAVDLSAMAHHAQHMVRGALDAFVRSDSEAAQAIIHTDDVLDRQMEQTFRILLSHMIENPRTISRALRLTFVAKYFERIGDQATNICEQVVFMADARVIKHGHGS
- a CDS encoding response regulator transcription factor; amino-acid sequence: MTRVLLIEDDPDIALIVRHALERSAEFSVEHVANGETGLERATLDPPDLVFLDLNLPGMDGIDVCKSLRTNDQTRDTPIIMLTARTAESDVIRGLDDGADDYITKPFSVREVVARSQALLRRAGGRQPTEEQLTARGLVLDLARREVHAGGDEVTLTRKEFDLLAELLRTRGRVLTRERLLEKVWGYDNVGTTRTVDVHIRQLRRKLGDEAAGGIDTVVGVGYRFVEMDD
- a CDS encoding ATP-binding protein; protein product: MISGWTFALALLVVAGLAYGFGVSRHRRLRQRLVTALELSQEVSDERQQQLLRDNDLFASIIRGMNEGVILVDADRRVRLVNRRCREILGIDFDPANCLLSEIARYPELNTAVDRMLAGDEASQNVALRLYPTGGAFDVRSYRLSRGEVLLLLFDISQLERLESVRREFVANVSHELRTPLTAVQASVESLEEMESTTAEQRPFLDIAARNSAHMGLLVSDLTDLSVIETGAVSLEIQSLDLFTVASAVAERLGTVARDAQIDVRVESGGPVPIDADRRRLEQILTNLLDNALKFTPGGGRVTLQCFIEGDEGVFSITDTGEGIPFDSQEQIFHRFFQVRKERSRTVRGTGLGLAIVKHLMRLHNGQVQLTSVVGEGTTFTLRFPRAGTRKPDAGQ